The Pagrus major chromosome 17, Pma_NU_1.0 genome includes a region encoding these proteins:
- the ino80c gene encoding INO80 complex subunit C has product MASQIPITVRAPPTAASSAAVRGKKRPGSPAVCAAPQAAGSSSSSKKKKGQLTAAATTQTQTQVAAVESVAEVKAVATADGGPTATTESTAKPPPFRDPKFMHSGIGGAAAGKKNRTWKNLKQILALERTLPWKLSDPNYYSIDAPPSLKPTKKYSDISGLPANYTDPQTKLRFTSSEEFSYIRLLPTDVVTGYLALRKATCIVP; this is encoded by the exons ATGGCATCTCAGATCCCCATAACCGTCAGAGCCCCGCCGACAGCCGCCAGCTCTGCCGCTGTCCGGGGGAAGAAACGTCCCGGCAGTCCGGCTGTCTGTGCCGCTCCGCAGGCTGccgggagcagcagcagcagcaagaagaagaaaggacagctgacagctgcagcaacaacacagacacagacacag GTAGCAGCAGTGGAGTCGGTGGCTGAGGTGAAGGCGGTGGCAACAGCTGACGGCGGCCCGAccgccaccacagagtccacaGCAAAGCCTCCACCGTTCAGAGACCCCAAGTTCATG CATTCTGGGATCGGCGGGGCAGCAGCAGGTAAAAAGAACAGGACCTGGAAGAATCTCAAGCAGATCCTGGCTTTGGAGCGGACTTTACCCTGGAAGCTCAGTGATCCCAACT ACTACAGCATTGACGCCCCTCCCTCCTTGAAGCCAACCAAGAAATACTCTGACATCTCTGGGCTTCCT GCCAACTACACAGACCCTCAGACAAAACTACGCTTCACATCCTCTGAGGAGTTCTCCTACATCCGCCTCCTCCCCACTGATGTTGTTACGGGCTACCTAGCTCTTCGAAAGGCGACTTGCATCGTACCCTGA